CCGAGCAGTTGACCACGCCGAGCGTCGAGCCGTCCGGGCTCACCCTGCTCGGGCTCGTCCGCCACCTGGCCGAGGTGGAGGCCTGGTGGTTCCGGGAGAACTTCGCCGGCGAGACGGTCGACTACCCCTACTTCACCCCCGAGCGACCGGACGCCGACTTCGACGTGACCGGCGCCGACGCCGAGGCCGACTTCGCGGTCTTCCATCGCGAGGTCGAGCTGGCCCGGGCCGCGGCCGCCGGTCACTCCCTCGACGAGACCTTCACCGAGAAGACCCCGAAGCAGCGCACCTTCAACCTGCGCTGGGTCTACACGCACATGATCGAGGAGTACGCCCGGCACAACGGCCACGCCGACCTGATCCGCGAGCGCCTCGACGGCGTCACCGGGGACTGACCCGCCCGGCCCGCAGCAGCTGGGCGCCGAGCGGGGTGAGCGCGTGCAGCACGGCGACACCATTGCGGTGCGACGTGACCAGCCCGGCCGCCCGCAGCGTCGAGGCGTGCTGGCTGGCCGAGGCGACCGAGATGCCGAGCGCCCGGGCGACCTGCGAGGTGCTCGGCCCGTCGGCGATCACGCCCAACACCGCCGCCCGGGTCCGTCCCAGCAGGTCCGCCAAGGGCCGGGCGGTGGTCAGCTCACGCCGGCTCGGGCGGATCGGATAGGCGAGGACGAGCGGCCCGGCCGGGTCGTCGAGCACGCACGGGTGCGGCAAAAAGTAGGCCGGCACCAGCGTCACGCCCCGGCCGTCCGGCACCACGTCCAGCTCCGTGCCGAACGCGCACTCGTACGACAACTGGTAGGTGGATCCGGCGGAGCGCCAGGAGAGGTGCGGGCTGAGATCGCGCAGCACCCGGTCGATCCCGGCGTCCACCAGCGCGTGCCCGCGTACGGCTCGGTCGGTCTGCACCGCCGCGCCGACCGTCGACCAGTACGGGGCCACCGCCACCGCGTGGAACGCCGTCATCGCCGCCAGCAGCTCCCGCCGGGCCGCCGCCTCCCCCGAGGCCAGCGGGCCGACCCGCGCCGGGAGGTCACCGGCGTCCAGGCGAGGCCGCAGCTCCGCCGCCAGCCGTTCGACGGGGGTGGCCGCCACCTCGTCGAGCGACGTGCGGAAGTCGCTGCCGAGGCCGGGCGGGGTGACGAAGTCCGGCAGCCACCACGCCAGGCGGCACAGGTCCAGGTAGGGCCGCATGGCCGGGCGGAGCGCGGCCCGGGTGCGCGCCCGCCACTGCGCCAGGTGCTCCGGCACGGTGGCCTGGAAGAGGCGTTGACCGGCGGCGGCCAGCTCGATCAGCACCGACGGCGCGGATCGCACGGTGGTGCGGCTGAGGTCCGTCGCGTTCAGGTGCAGGGTCAACATGCGGCCGACGCTAGCCGCCCTTCACGCCAGCCCGAAAGGGTGTGGAGTGTGGACGGAGCCGGGCCGATCCTTCGCGCATGACGAGTTTCCTCGCGGCGGCCGTCGCCGCGCTCACCGTCCTGACCGTCGCCGCCGGGCCCTCCCCCACCCCCGACCGACC
This genomic stretch from Micromonospora krabiensis harbors:
- a CDS encoding DinB family protein, with protein sequence MTWRAPEITRTPEPLVADERTMLEGWLDYHRQTLLVKCAGLTAEQLTTPSVEPSGLTLLGLVRHLAEVEAWWFRENFAGETVDYPYFTPERPDADFDVTGADAEADFAVFHREVELARAAAAGHSLDETFTEKTPKQRTFNLRWVYTHMIEEYARHNGHADLIRERLDGVTGD
- a CDS encoding ArsR/SmtB family transcription factor; this translates as MLTLHLNATDLSRTTVRSAPSVLIELAAAGQRLFQATVPEHLAQWRARTRAALRPAMRPYLDLCRLAWWLPDFVTPPGLGSDFRTSLDEVAATPVERLAAELRPRLDAGDLPARVGPLASGEAAARRELLAAMTAFHAVAVAPYWSTVGAAVQTDRAVRGHALVDAGIDRVLRDLSPHLSWRSAGSTYQLSYECAFGTELDVVPDGRGVTLVPAYFLPHPCVLDDPAGPLVLAYPIRPSRRELTTARPLADLLGRTRAAVLGVIADGPSTSQVARALGISVASASQHASTLRAAGLVTSHRNGVAVLHALTPLGAQLLRAGRVSPR